tagatttttttttggccccctaattttttaaaatataagtattGAGTAATATTGAAAAGCttaatacataattttaattgaaaacttGTATAGTTTAATCAACATTTTTGTGACATAGTCAATAATCAATATAATCTGTTGAACTTCagtttaaaaatatgtaacagAAAAGCCATGTCGGAGAAACAAAAAACTTTGTTGCTTTGTTAACTGAGAGctaaaaaaatcattagaaaACAGTCGGATTAGGTTTTGAAAACTGTTTTCTTTAGGAATTTGTATGAGTTAATGCTGATCATTattctatttcctttttattagttttcatcactctatttcattttcattttgttgTTTCTCTATTTCTGTTTTGATAGGTAAGATtagtttttcatatattttggtttaatataGTATtagctaaaataaaataaaactgcaGAAGTAAACATTCGAACCCTTGACGTTTGGAGTTGAACTTCAATCCCTTGAACCATCTAAGCTACCTAATCATTTGGAAAATTGGccccaaaataaaatatatagttaccGGCCCTCAAGCAAATGCTTGATCTGCCTGCATTCAGGCCCGGCCCTGCTATAGATAACCTTAGCATCATCCGACATTACATATTAAGGTTATTGGATCAACCACAGGTGTGTTCATATAACATTAACTGATTATTGTTTGGTGTAAATAAGTTTGTGAGAGTTCAATGTcggaaacattacaacatttcaGATCCTTTCCTTTCTACTTCTTTCAAACATTTTCTGTCTGACACTAACATGAATATCTTATGAGACTTGTAATGTTAAACAATTTTCTATAGCCATGATGATAATCTCTCATCTTTTGAGGACTAATGGTCTTTTTAtgatgttttggatgatgaaagaCCACCGGTTTTCTCAAGATCACGTTGTCTTGCTCGTTCCATTTTCCGCTTTCGCCATTCTTCCAATGCTATATATATAGAACATTGTGTAACAGATCAAAACTCCAACAAAAAGATAGTATTGTGGTAGTTACCATTCATACGTTTCAAGCTGGAGGCAAAATCCTTGAGGCGTTTAGAAAGATCAACGGCTGTGTTCTGCTTCTGCTGCTCTGTTTCTTGTCCCCCAGTTCCCTCCTGTTCGATTTCTCTGACCTATCATTTCAAATAGCACATGCGCAGAATCTTTTCACATTGCTAACTAAAAGTCTTTGGCTTTGAAATGCTACAAAATGTGAACCAATGTAGTATAGTGTTGTAAGCTTACTCTTTTGATGAGATCTAGAGGTTGCATAGCGAGCCTAATCTCTTCAGCTTCCTTGATGTACCGAAGCTGAGCTGCATTTATCAAAAAGGTATGGAGGAGGAAATGAAAGATGGGAAGGTTGAGGACAGTGAGAGCAATTGTGGCGTTCTTGAAGAAAAATCTCATCATACGCCATTGATGATGATTATTATGATCCATACCatgaatcttcttcttctacagaCTTGAACGGTTCTGTTTTTGACTTTACTTTCTTTCTCTTGTCCCCTATAAATCTTTAGTTaaattctttcttttcttaagtaacaatttatttattttacatggtGCATCGCATTagcatttaaatatttttgattaggTGAACATGATTCCAAATTCAACTACATTATACTTTGAATATGATTAGATCAATTCTATCAGATTAAAAtcataattaaacatttttgttGGTAATTGTTGTGTTCATAAACATTTTActcttgttttcttttcaaaacTTTTTGACTTCAGTCGTTGGAAACATGGACACCAAAAGACAGTAAAAACATGGAACCATATTTTAAGGAAAGTGAGTTTCATTCCTCAGGAATCAAGAACAGCCACCACAAGAAAATAGAACTCATATCACATTTAGATAGCTTCAACTATTTACATTATGAGAGCAAGAAAATACATATCAAAACCATTCTCTCTGACACGAACAGGATTAATATATCAAAATCTAAGCTTCAACATTTATGTATACTTATTGAGCAACTTGCCAAACCAAAAAACCATGTCAATGCTAGCTTTTGAAGAGAAGCTAAACAGGGCTGTTTCTTTGTCTCTCTACTTCTGTTCTTGATGTCTTGGAGCTGCTGCATTAACAATGTTTCAATGTGTTCTTTTTATATTAGTCGAGAAGAGAAATCAAGAAACTAGACGATAATCTTTAAAACATACCAAGTCCACTAGCTTCTGAGGTTCCCATGATCCGAAGCCTTTTCACCGAAGTGATAAACATTCTAATAACAAAAAAGTGTGAAATGACTTTAGATATTAACTGAAACTAATAAGTTCTAACACCAAGCCATTTTTTTCGATTCATTACCTCCATGGAACATCACCCACAAGCATCCAATCACCTTCTTTATCTTCATAAGTGAGTACAAACTCCGATGATCCGTCTAAAAGTCTCAAAGCTTTCACCTTTTCCACAGAAGCAGTACCTGAGGATCATGTCAAAGTATAAAATGTCATTCACAACTCCATAGTTTAAAAGGAAGTATAAAGCCTTACTGACCTGTCCTTCCAAAGAACATTTCCTCAAGCGTCAGAGCCAAATTCTCATAAGACGAATGAGCTCTCACATCCACTTTCCTTCCAATACCAACTCCATCCTTATTCACTTTCACAAACCCTGAACCCTCAACTACCTTCACTGAGACATCTTTAGGCTCATCTTCCTTCTTGCCCTCTTCTTTTCCTTCTCCTTGTTCAGCTTTCATAGCTTGTTTGTTAGCCAAACTGTTCATCCTGTGTGACCCCACTGGTGGCCATCCCACAACCTGACTGCTAACAACAAAACCAACAAAGTTCACTCCTTTACATCATGCAACATCGAAATAAACATAAAGTTGTGAGCTTTATTGATTAAAAAAGGAAGAACCTTGAACGAGGAGGAGATGCTCCATGGTGAGAGGAGGAAGAGTCAGCAGCAGCTCGTTTAGACCCAACAGAAGGAAAATCTTTAGCCGTTAGAATCCTTCCACGCTCTCTCCACGCGCCACCGCCGAGGCTGAGTCCTAACCCCAGCTCCAGGTCGCTCTCAGCCGGAAGATTACTCTTCCTGAGCTCCAGCTCTGACCCACCACGCATTGTCAGTCAAGGAATTCGAAAGGGAGAGACTTTTCAAAAGAACCGTCCAAGAGAAGAGGCTTTGAGGACACACACTCGATATGGAGACAAAAGCAGAGAGAGTGTGGGTATATAGGGTTTCTTCAGTCTTATTTGAGAGAGGGGGAGAGAGAGACAAGAGATGATGAAAGCAGAGTATAGGAGAGAAGTGGGACCCCATCTGTCTTGTAATGACCATACCACAATGCTAATTTTCTAACCAAagtcttgtcttttttttttttttttttgaacactagtcttgtcttttgtttaaatattagTTTTCCCCGACATCATCAAACCTGTTGGTTCAAGCAGGGCTAGAGGAAGAGAGTCCCAAGAACCTTGTTTACAGTTGTGTGCATAACAAATTGTTATAATATTGGCTAACGTTTTGCTTTTTGTTACATAGTTTTTGTATTTGTTCCCACTTGTATTTGTTTTGGTGTAATAAAGGCTATATTGTAATGCTTTCGGATGATAAGTCATTCTTTTAAACATCATTATTAGAAAATCGTGGTGATTAGATATTTTCATCATGATGTTTGATGATCCTTTGAAAACTTTAGCAGGGGCCATTGGTTTGTGGAAATTATACTTTTAATCAAAATCATTATCAAGGGAGTACATTGATGGATCTGATGGAAACTAAAATCACTACTGGGCTAAATGGTTGTATCATATGTGACCAAATATGTTTAGTTTTGGCTTgatttttatcttatatttttcaaaGATTTGGTCCACCTCTCTAATTTTTAGCCAAGAGACTTTGGTCTTTGTTAATTACCAAAAAGGTCtgattaattacaaaaaaaactcttGACATAGTTACCAACATATTTAGCGCTCTCATCAATAAtagataactaaattataactTACATATGAATATGCTGGGATCCcaatattcaataaattcaGTATATGAAATTATGAATGGTGATAAAAGTAGTAtggaaaaattgttttttgggccaaaataaaaataattatattttattaggcTAATTcctattttgtatatttcttgTCTCTAAtgtcttttaatatttttgaaaataaatcaaataaatagttttacaaactaaaaaaaaatagaaaatgtaactactgataaaatacatatattaacttagtggtattttttCTAGTTCTAAAactgtttaaatcataatttcaggttttgttctattttgaaaataattaacctaataaattatatgaaattagtctaatattatatagttatcatttttggtataaaaaaaacaattttgcgGTGTAGTTTTATGTTTCATTCATttgtgtataatttttttttttgtaacttgtgtttaaaattttactcTGATACTATCACAATTTCCCCTATTTTGCAagcaattatttttcttttaaatgtaAAACAAGGATAGCATAATGAGAAACAATCAATCAACAGTGATAAGATTAACATTTCTTATTAACATTTCTTTTACAAGAAACACTGTTGCATAATTCACTCCCGCGCTTTTTCACCTTCTCCAccccaaaagaaaattaataataatatcattcggtccaaaaaaaaaattgaacacaataaaaaatcataaagagCTCAAATCATCAGCAGAGTATGTGCGGTGCACGCGACCCCCACCCCCACCTTTCTTCGACTCATCAGCagcatcaccaccaccaccgccgcaTACGAAACTGCATTCAACGCCACAAATCTTACTGAAACACGAGAAAAGACCGTTACCTTCAGAACTATGACGACGGTTAGCATTTTTCGCCGCTGGAGTTTTCCGTCTAGAACTTCTTCCTCCATTGGCGGCATAAACAACCGAACCGTCGTAATCAGTACTGCTCACTTGGCTTGACCCTATGTCGTACAACGGTGGCAGCTCCGTCCTCCACATCTCGAGCTTCGAACGTGCTCCTTCGATGCTAGAGTCGTCAACGCTCCAGTCACTGAGTATCGAGCTTTCCGTCTCGTGAGATTTATTTTTTGCCACTTCTGATGAAGACGGACCTAGCTCCGAGTCGGTTAAGATTCTCCTCCCGGCTAGGTTCGATGACCTCATCGGTGTACCGTAGTCGTGATGAGACTTCATCGGTGTAGCCTTGTAGTTTGAGCGTATCGGAGTTGAGCCAACGATGTTTGACCTCCTTGGAGTTGTTCCGTACATGTTGGACCGTCTCGGAGTCTGCATGGGAGTTAGTTCGACCATGTTGGGACGCATTGTTGGTGACATGCCGACGATGTTTGATCTCATTGGAGTTGATCTAATACCGTTAGGTTGCATGGGTGTTGATGATACGATGTTTGATCTCAATGGTGTTCCGTGTCTTGATAAGTAGGGTGAAGCTCTTCCTCGGTTATAGTCTTTAACCGGTCTTTGTTTCTCGTGCATTGGTGTCTTTCTTGGTGTTTTACGTGACTGATGATAGGAACCGTAAGGTGGAGGTTCTTGAGTCGCCACATGCACGTTTGGTTTCACCCTTGTTGATGGTTCTGTGAGATCCGACTCGATAGAGTCATGGCCAAATCTGAAAATTTGGGGccataaacatttattaaaacctttgtaaaaaataaaatttcatattttgcgGACCCCAATGAAGAATTTCTCTAGGCAGATTTCTAAAAAtccatatatatttatgtatatataaataatattatttctatATGAGTATCTAAACTTTATTGGAAACCAACATCCTTTCGGTTATATTTTccgtaaattttaaatactcataattaaataacaatatttattatatacataatatatatgtatttttagagAACCCATGTAGAGAAAACCTCATTTGGGTTGTTCTAAACTTATGtaaaaatgtcaaaaaaaaatttggggatCAATGCCAATATTCCATTGGGCTTGGCCTAAATTCGTCGTTAGATAAAGTCGTACCTCTGCCTCGGAACGTTATGTGTGTTGCTTGGAGGTGTGTAAGCGTCTTCAGAGTCAGTCGTGGTTGGTACAGCTTCAGATTCACTGCTTCCAACTGCACTCGCTGGCTTTCTGGTAGCCAAACGGCTTCTCTCAGCTCTGCTCAAAAGATCAGAAACAACCATAGAGCTCGTATCACTCTTCGTACGACGAAGCTCCGGTCTCGAGACAACAGACTGAAACTGCCTCGACGTAGACGGAGATTGTGGATTCTTAGAGCTCCCTTTGTTGCTGTTCAGATGCAAATGCTGTAGATGACGATCCTCTTCACCAAGCAAGTCTCTATACCCCACGGCCGACGAGTCCATATGCGTGTAGAGCGGCATGCTTCTCATGGAACCATCAAGCACGCCAACACCGATATTCAATATCCCTTGAGGACGGCCTGAGGTACGACGAACTTGAAGGGCTACGAATCTCATCCCCGGAGGTGGCGTGCGACGGTACTCGTTGTTGCTGGTTCGGTATCCTGGACGACGGCTAGGCGGGATGAGGTTGCTGATGAGTACACGGACCGTGCCTACGTGGACGTCTCTGAACCAATGCAAGGCGTAGATTTCAATGACGACGGCGGATGTGTCGGCGTAGAGAAACTCTTCGTTGACTCTGAATACGAATTTGTCGTTCCACGTTGGGTTTGCTCCGCCGTTGTAGTCAACGCGTGTGGTGAGTTTACGTTCGGAATGAACCCATGCCACGGCGTATGTCTTCATCTTGCGGGCGACAGGAGCTAAGTCTTGAGCTGAGATTATGTTCAGCTCTAGGAGCTGAAACGATGGAAACATCATCGACATTGTGATCAAAGAGTTTGTGTTTTCAAATGATCAATGTTTTTTTGGAAGCATTTTTTTTTGGGAAGAGATGTGAAAGAGGAGGAGAATTGCGAGAGGAACAATTAGATGTTTCTCTCTCGCAATTCTTGATTCTGAGAATTTGGATGATGAATGAAGAAGAGGTAGATTAATTGTTTGGCCAATGTTTGTAATATCCGAAAGATTAGGGAGAAAGGTAATTAATGGCCATTggctttttgtttaattttagaTTTGTATTTGTGAGAAAGACAACGAATGCATCTATTAGGAGAAGTGTTTTGTGTCTTTAGACGTTTGCTTATTTTAGGAGACAACTCGTAAGAACCAAGTTGGCATAAGACCAGCATTATCGCAGGTTTCTAAGGTGGTTTTAGGAGGAAAAGTAGTGCGCGGGTCCCACCATTTTGGAAAAAACCGATAACAAAAGTTGTGAAAGAGTGATCGATTTTTGCATGTTTCTTATATTGTTTGTGGGTCCCGCATACACGTGGCAACTCGCAATTGgttacttttttaattttttttaatcagaaaaaacaaaaacaaaattaagaaacccaaaaacaGGTTTACCGATAATCCTGCTCTAAGTGATGAATGCACCGATGTTTACGTGTTTTTTTATTGCATGGCtcaaatcctactatataaaagaagctATTTTTAGAGCTTCTAAGGGGTGCCACATCAGATGAAATATTCCTGACCAATTAAAGTGACATGTCATACTTATGTTTGTGTGAGTATTCTTTACGCCGACGTCATGTTTTCTGCCACGTCAAACACCTTCTCTTTCTTCGAGCGTAGTCTTCTTAGTGTCCTATATTCCACCATCGATCTCAGAACCCATGTGTAACGCTATCGTTCCTCATTGAAGCCACTTGACAACGTCTCTCCATTACCTACCTCTCTGTCCAGCTCTCCCACTATGTCGACTTTAATAACCCATTTCTCAACTTCCATCAAAAATCTCTAATTCCTGAGACTATAAATAGGAGAGATGAGAACCTCTAGAAATCTCTCTGCTTCACGAGATTCAATCATATTCCTTCTTTACTACACACAATTTGCAACGGTGGTGTTATCCCATATATTTCTTTACGATTTGAAAATTTGACAGTAGTCCTCAGATGGTGGTGCCACGTTTCATGGGTTTATGGAAAGCACGTAATGTCGCAGAAGAAAAGCTGAGACGAGTCAAAAGGTGGAGTTTTCATGTCCCCTCAatgatataatttaattttattatgttttttctcTAATATTTGTTCCAGTTCCTTAAGAACTTTTCATGTCCCCTCAatgatataatttaattttattatgttttttctcTAATATTTGTTCCAGTTCCTTAAGAACATTATGTTGTGTGGGCTTAAGAAACTAAAATTTTGATCTGCTATTGCCTTTTGAAATGACATACCCTATTGGTCAGCGTTAGATTTGAAAGTCTGGGcacttcttttgttttatttctatgTTTGTTCGTGTATTGTGTCTTTTTGATTATGTTCTCTTAGATTGTTTCTACAAaacctttgtttctcttttagcTTCCTGTTGAACATAGTTGAGCAACCATATCTTCTTTTGTTTGCTGTTGAAATCATTATAGACTCATTGCAAGTGTTCTTAAAGTAATGTTTTTATTACCCCTCTCCCAGGTATCTACAGAGCAAGTAACTCCAGAGTGATCAGAGACAGAAGTAGGAGACAAAGAAGAGGTGACATTAACGGATCAGAGAGACTGACGAGAACAATCAACAGACGACAGACTGTAAAACCCGGAAGGGTCCAAAACTCTGCCGTGTCCAAGATGCAAGAGCATGGACACTAAGTTCTGTTATTACAACAACATAAACCAGCCTCGCCATTACTGCAAAGCCTATCAGAGATAGTGGACTGTCCACGGGACTATGAGGACTGTACATGAGGGTGCAGAAAGGTGCATGAAGCCGCTACAACAAAATTTTATCCTCTTATTACCGTCACATGACAATCTCCGAAGCTCTAGAGGCTGCAAGGTTTGTTCAGAAAATACATACCAACACTCGAGTCCTGAGTTTTGGTGTAGAGAATGTATTGCTTTAGCGGCTCATCTGTGACCACTTCTATCAATCACTCACTACAAATAGTTTAAATTAACGAGACGATTCCCGAAACTCATGTGCATGATCATCATATCGTCTATCATTGTCTAATTTGGGTTATTCCTCCTTCACCATTTCCTTCATGCacgtaaaaacaaatatatatatattctcttacATATAACTAAAAAccaagaataaaaatataaaaataaaatataaattttaatccgTTGTGATAAAATCCATTATTTTCATCAAAACTAAGTAACTATGATAAAAAAAAGCAATTAGATCGTAATTATTTTCTCTTTCAGATAAATGCATACTTCAATTTTGTAAAACGTCATAAAGTTTTTCTCTCATGTTATAACTGTTATAAGTTCTACACAATTAGCATATAACCCAAACATATTGGAATATATGTTAGCATCTTCTATAAATTAGTTACTTaagtaatttaaataatttattttattatttttaagttaaacATCTACAGTCTTATGAATTAATACAAGAAATAGAAAATTATACactattttgaatatatattttcataatttttgtaGAAATTCATTagagttttgaaaatttctaaattaataatacattttcctatcaaattattaaatagttttatttgattttcaaatataataacatAATTATGATTCAAACAAACGTGTATATTTATAAGGAATAATAGTTACTTTTTTTTACAGTAAACATTCACAaactcatgttgactctgtaaaccaaagtgGTAGTTCTGCATCCATAtgtacgacgaaagacggttgtttccgaGCACTAATGAATAATAGTTACTATGATGAGGTTTTCATGCTGATTACCTAATTTAaagtaatttattaataatgagTCTGCTATTTttccatagtttttttttcaaactggTATTTTTACATAGTTTAAAttagcaatttaaaaaaaaaaaatagtgtcaCTAGATTCATTAAACTAACGtacaaaagagaaaataatatatgttactGTGTTCTATAGAATCGACTactgtttaaaaataatttattatatttactactaaaatcaagataaaaaatatttaaatggtcaaataattatattttcttatttttaatggtaaaaatgGTTTGTATAGAAATAATACTAAAacaaatagtaaaaattatggtaaaaataaaaaaaagttatttttattttcttgagaataaaataaatatttaaggtttatttatattattttgtttgttgcTTTCCCGCCCGAAGGGCGGGTTGAATCCTAGTAAGAATAATAATTGGTGTGAAAGTAATGACTAAAACGAGTAAAGATTGCttgactatatatatgtaaaagtaTACAATGGCCAAAAATAGATCATATAGCCCCTAGACTTATACTATCATTGATCATATAGCCCCAACGATGCAAAGCAAGCTTGGGTATTTTCAGAAATGACAGAATAAACCTAATCTCCCAACGATGTAATTAATCTCTTATGAAAACGTTTATTACGGATATATAGCGACCAAATCAAGATGAATGAAAACGTTTATTACGGATATagatattacatattttatccATATTCCATAGTTAGCGGCTTCAAATGTAATATCCATATTCCATAGTTAGCGGCTTCAATATTTGAAACCACCCAATTTCTATAATTACAGTAATTAAATTTATGAAATCGTGGAGTATATTATTGATATATCctacgttgcacggaagcttcatcggacgtccgcttcccgcttcggaaccggaatcAGAATCGGAACCTCGTGGAAGCttgcggaatctcgcttccaaaacgtttctaaaatattctatttaaaaacctgttggaagcttatgattccgttttggaatcacgcttccgtttaaaaaaaaaatacaatgtatatcaataaaatataaaaccatagttttcatctatataaaataaaaaaaattaatagtaatgaatattgagttataaatatacaaatatcaaaaataatactataaattatctttatgcattgagattttttattaaagatatagcacatattgaaacatattgtgtcaattatttatgaagtattaaaaataattaatataatattttctgtaaacataatatatgtatttttacagttttaatataaaatcatttcaaaattattataaatgaataaatgttttatttcaaatttaaatcatataagttttagtcctaatttttttaaaattttacatatatatataaatatataaatatataaatatataaatatattatatggatatacgcttccaacacgtacccgcttcctaatattttaaaaaatctcgcttctgcgcttccttacgcttccgcttccacgtatccgcttccgtttccatgtaacaaTCATATCCATAGTTGGAGGCTTCaatattttgaaacaatcaGATTTCCATAAATAGGGAAATTAAAAATTTGGAACATTGGAGTATTTTATCTACGTTTCTACTTGGAGGTTTCATATTCTGTATgctaattaaattatattttcatacaaAATGGATTTCATACTTCTGCAATTCAcaaatcataataaaaaatcatataaataatctattgcatattataaaaaaaatcattattaaaatattaattcattatctttttcttattttttttaaataatttgtttcttatatcttttaatctcatttaatttctaatctcttttaataatatagatactaATGACTCTCCATCAAGAAaaaatacacaattaaagaaTCTTTTTACTGATAAGATACTTGTCATCTTGTACTCTGTAGCTTTATTTCTACTGATCTTCTTTTGGTGTTCAAGACTGTGAGAATGAATGTAATTCTAAACAAGAAGGTATTCGTAAGGTTTACGTCCATGTATGTTCTGTCATATTGATGGCTCGGATGTTTCTTGCACACCAAATTCTTGGTGCAGTCGGATAGAACGTCGAAGGTTGACCGGGCGCCtcagaaaatattatatgtttctttGTCCTAAATTCGATAtcattattttatgaaaatatttcaatatatgtCCAAACATATCAGTTTTTTGTAATCCATTCGTATAAAGATAGAACATATCATTTTGTGTCTGTAACATGATATAACAACGTACTTAATAGTGCAGTTTGTGGAATATGAGAAGTGATGTATTGGATGGAGATATTCAGTGTTTGGGCATCGCATCTTTTCGACACTCCTTCCGGTTACTTGTACGCGGTTAAAGATTGCTTTTGCGAATATCATGGTGCAATACTACTCAGTACAAGATCGGTTACTGCCAACAATCACCTGAAAAGGTGACATGGCCGGTGGAAACTCTCGGTTCTCCGCCGCCTGCCTATTTCAACGCTGGTATGTTACTGTTTGAGCCAAATCTTGTCGTGTACGAGGATCTCCTTCGTGTTGTTCAGATCACTACTCCAACGTATTTTGCTGAACAGGTTTggttttatctttctttttttttcattatttgatttgaggtttcattattttatgttaatattattgtttatcttTTGTAGGATTTTCTGAATATCTATTTCAGAGACACCTACAAGCCAATTCCTTCCACCTACAACCTTGTATTGGCTATGTTATGGCGTCACCCGGAACATGTTGACCTTAACCAAATCCGCGTGGTCCATTACTGTGCAAATGTacgttttaatttgttttaattccataatctttttcttgtcttatttttagatatataaaagacTCAGGTCTGAATCAATTTTATAGGGCTCAAAGCCATGGAAATATGATGAAACCGAAGAGCACATGGAGCGTGAAGACATAAGAATGCTGGTGAAGAAATGGTGGGAGATTTATGAAGATCCAAGTTTGGACTACAAGAACTTTATGGAAACTGAGTCTAAGTTGAATCCGATCACTACTGCAGTCTTAGCTACCAAGGAGTCTGATGATGGTGATGTTCTCACGAGCCTTGC
The nucleotide sequence above comes from Brassica napus cultivar Da-Ae chromosome A9, Da-Ae, whole genome shotgun sequence. Encoded proteins:
- the LOC106403899 gene encoding uncharacterized protein LOC106403899 gives rise to the protein MDHNNHHQWRMMRFFFKNATIALTVLNLPIFHFLLHTFLINAAQLRYIKEAEEIRLAMQPLDLIKRVREIEQEGTGGQETEQQKQNTAVDLSKRLKDFASSLKPLEEWRKRKMERARQRDLEKTGGLSSSKTS
- the LOC106363863 gene encoding uncharacterized protein LOC106363863, coding for MSMMFPSFQLLELNIISAQDLAPVARKMKTYAVAWVHSERKLTTRVDYNGGANPTWNDKFVFRVNEEFLYADTSAVVIEIYALHWFRDVHVGTVRVLISNLIPPSRRPGYRTSNNEYRRTPPPGMRFVALQVRRTSGRPQGILNIGVGVLDGSMRSMPLYTHMDSSAVGYRDLLGEEDRHLQHLHLNSNKGSSKNPQSPSTSRQFQSVVSRPELRRTKSDTSSMVVSDLLSRAERSRLATRKPASAVGSSESEAVPTTTDSEDAYTPPSNTHNVPRQRFGHDSIESDLTEPSTRVKPNVHVATQEPPPYGSYHQSRKTPRKTPMHEKQRPVKDYNRGRASPYLSRHGTPLRSNIVSSTPMQPNGIRSTPMRSNIVGMSPTMRPNMVELTPMQTPRRSNMYGTTPRRSNIVGSTPIRSNYKATPMKSHHDYGTPMRSSNLAGRRILTDSELGPSSSEVAKNKSHETESSILSDWSVDDSSIEGARSKLEMWRTELPPLYDIGSSQVSSTDYDGSVVYAANGGRSSRRKTPAAKNANRRHSSEGNGLFSCFSKICGVECSFVCGGGGGDAADESKKGGGGGRVHRTYSADDLSSL